A genomic window from Salinicoccus sp. RF5 includes:
- a CDS encoding c-type cytochrome: MKIKFILLVPALLIFLGACSNDEASIEEEVDMSTIRPPLSEFSEAEQEKIKYGEKLNTDTHLLLPENVGNNLSCVSCHAGAGRTKDLTFVGVTEKYPKYMARAGKEVSLEERINGCFSRSMNGKPIDPESEEMEAFISYYEYLSKDIDSPDQYEFMTVQHTAESVPAPNVEQGAQDLARYNCLSCHGQSGPEAANTGPALWGPDSFNDGAGLSRISKLQYYIKNYMPKGEGGTLSEQEASNIAAYILMQDRPEFEGERGFPNGDGPGDYITKEKREALKENLMDWTDFKQVEAE, from the coding sequence ATGAAAATCAAATTCATTCTACTCGTCCCCGCCCTGCTGATTTTTCTAGGGGCCTGTTCAAATGACGAAGCATCAATCGAAGAAGAAGTGGACATGTCCACGATCCGTCCGCCCCTCTCGGAGTTCAGCGAGGCGGAACAGGAGAAGATCAAATATGGGGAGAAGCTCAATACCGACACGCATCTCCTGCTTCCTGAAAATGTCGGCAACAACTTGAGCTGTGTCAGCTGCCATGCCGGAGCGGGCAGGACCAAGGACCTTACGTTTGTGGGTGTGACGGAGAAATATCCGAAGTACATGGCGCGTGCAGGTAAGGAAGTCAGTCTTGAAGAGCGGATCAACGGATGCTTCTCAAGAAGCATGAACGGCAAACCGATCGATCCCGAAAGTGAGGAAATGGAAGCATTCATCAGCTATTATGAGTACTTGAGCAAGGATATCGATTCACCGGACCAGTATGAATTCATGACGGTCCAGCATACAGCAGAAAGCGTGCCGGCTCCCAATGTTGAACAGGGCGCCCAAGACCTCGCCCGATACAACTGCCTCAGCTGCCACGGCCAATCCGGCCCGGAAGCAGCGAACACCGGCCCTGCCCTTTGGGGACCGGACTCATTCAATGACGGCGCCGGGCTGTCCAGGATTTCAAAGCTGCAGTACTATATCAAGAACTACATGCCAAAAGGGGAAGGCGGTACTTTAAGTGAACAGGAAGCTTCGAACATCGCCGCATACATCCTGATGCAGGACCGCCCTGAATTCGAAGGAGAAAGAGGATTCCCGAACGGCGATGGACCTGGCGACTATATAACGAAGGAAAAAAGGGAAGCATTGAAGGAGAACCTCATGGACTGGACGGATTTCAAGCAGGTCGAAGCAGAATAG
- a CDS encoding sulfite exporter TauE/SafE family protein, producing the protein MEIAVFIMIILIASILQTSTGFGFSILATPFLLLIFEPAEAIQINLVLSLVISAALIRTIRQDIDYPVLRRFISGSVIGLFIGIGLFLMADIDGLKRVIGIIILALTLLLLFNFRIERKKGRDFFAGGIAGSLTTSIGMPGPPLLLYFSGTDSLKEKVRGTTLAFYLFIYAVSLLIQVVFAGTGPVVWTASLWGLPLVFIGLYIGQMLFRYINQKGFRIFTYIILAATGSYLLLDSFGML; encoded by the coding sequence GCTGTGTTCATCATGATCATACTGATCGCTTCCATACTGCAGACGAGTACAGGGTTCGGCTTCTCGATATTGGCGACGCCCTTTCTGCTGCTGATATTCGAACCTGCTGAAGCGATTCAGATCAATCTGGTCCTGTCCCTCGTCATTTCAGCTGCATTGATCCGGACCATCAGGCAGGACATCGACTATCCGGTACTCAGGCGTTTCATATCAGGCAGTGTCATTGGCCTTTTCATCGGAATAGGCCTCTTTCTGATGGCGGACATCGATGGATTGAAGCGTGTCATCGGCATCATCATCCTTGCATTGACGCTGCTTCTGCTCTTCAATTTCCGTATAGAGAGGAAGAAGGGCAGGGATTTCTTCGCGGGAGGCATCGCAGGCTCCCTTACGACCAGCATCGGCATGCCTGGACCACCGCTGCTTCTGTACTTCTCAGGGACAGACAGCCTGAAGGAGAAGGTGAGGGGGACGACGCTCGCATTCTATCTCTTCATCTATGCAGTGAGCCTTCTCATCCAGGTCGTCTTTGCCGGTACCGGACCAGTCGTATGGACCGCAAGCCTATGGGGGCTGCCCCTGGTTTTTATTGGACTGTATATAGGCCAGATGCTCTTCAGATACATCAACCAGAAAGGCTTCCGCATATTTACATACATCATCCTGGCGGCTACAGGCAGCTATCTCCTTCTCGATAGTTTCGGGATGCTTTAG
- a CDS encoding SDR family NAD(P)-dependent oxidoreductase, which yields MGKLQDKVTIITGGISGIGKASADLFAAEGAKLILVDMDEEKGQEVASEYTSNGHEAIFIRADVTSEADAENVFNKTIKKFGRVDILFNNAGIGAVKPTHEVPYAEYRKTVNVDLDAVFLFAQHAIKHFLEQGEGVIVNTASMYGWIGAPGSAAYNAAKGGVINLTRSLGVEYAAKNIRVNALCPGFIDTPIIPEDQKKTLSEITPMGRLGQSEEMAKAALFLASDDSSFMTGNTLTVDGGFTAQ from the coding sequence ATGGGTAAGCTACAGGACAAAGTAACGATCATCACAGGTGGAATTTCAGGCATCGGGAAGGCGTCTGCAGATCTGTTCGCAGCCGAAGGCGCCAAGCTCATACTCGTCGACATGGATGAAGAGAAGGGCCAGGAGGTTGCTTCAGAGTATACATCCAACGGTCATGAAGCCATCTTCATCAGAGCGGATGTGACGAGCGAAGCGGATGCGGAAAATGTATTCAATAAGACAATCAAGAAATTCGGCCGCGTGGACATCCTCTTCAACAACGCAGGAATCGGAGCGGTGAAACCGACGCATGAAGTCCCTTATGCCGAATACCGCAAGACCGTTAATGTCGATCTGGATGCGGTATTCCTGTTCGCACAACATGCCATCAAGCACTTCCTTGAGCAGGGTGAAGGGGTCATCGTCAACACCGCTTCAATGTACGGCTGGATCGGCGCACCGGGCTCTGCAGCATACAATGCAGCCAAGGGCGGCGTCATCAACCTCACACGCTCCCTCGGTGTCGAATATGCAGCAAAGAACATCCGTGTCAACGCACTGTGTCCGGGCTTCATCGACACGCCGATCATTCCGGAAGATCAGAAGAAGACACTTTCCGAGATCACACCGATGGGTCGTCTCGGCCAGTCCGAGGAAATGGCCAAAGCGGCATTGTTCCTCGCTTCAGATGATTCCAGCTTCATGACAGGAAATACGCTGACCGTCGACGGCGGCTTCACTGCGCAATAA
- a CDS encoding NAD(P)H-binding protein: MKVCVFGGGEAVGEHVVKFLDAAGHDAATMAETENRAEELKMHGAAEVFISESGDFSKALAGADALIYMPGAGSGAAESQDALVDHDAVSAALEAAQREQVGRIVYLSAVRTDEPEETKETGGKHKPEAWMEESGLTYTVIRVSKAVSKPGKGTVKAAESLDGEDAEMPYEDVAVVLVEALDNENTFRKTFEVTAGETVIKEALDAL; this comes from the coding sequence ATGAAGGTATGCGTTTTTGGCGGTGGTGAAGCGGTAGGCGAGCATGTTGTGAAGTTTCTTGATGCAGCAGGACATGATGCCGCAACGATGGCGGAAACTGAGAACAGGGCGGAAGAACTGAAGATGCATGGTGCAGCAGAGGTGTTCATTTCTGAATCAGGGGATTTCTCCAAAGCGCTTGCCGGTGCCGATGCACTCATCTACATGCCGGGCGCAGGATCCGGTGCAGCTGAAAGCCAGGATGCACTGGTGGATCATGATGCCGTGAGTGCTGCACTTGAGGCGGCTCAGCGGGAGCAGGTCGGGCGCATCGTCTACTTGAGTGCCGTCCGCACGGATGAACCTGAGGAAACGAAGGAGACGGGAGGCAAGCATAAGCCGGAAGCATGGATGGAGGAGAGCGGACTCACCTACACGGTCATACGGGTCTCTAAAGCCGTCAGTAAGCCGGGGAAGGGCACGGTTAAAGCGGCAGAGTCGCTCGATGGAGAGGACGCTGAGATGCCGTATGAAGATGTGGCGGTCGTCCTTGTGGAGGCATTGGATAATGAAAATACATTCCGTAAGACATTTGAAGTGACAGCCGGGGAGACCGTGATAAAAGAGGCTTTGGATGCGCTATAA